The following DNA comes from Burkholderia sp. HI2500.
CGTCTGCCTGATCGCTATTGCCGCTTGCCGCGCGCGACTTCGTCGCCGGCGCCGGGCGGCAGCCGCCGCGTGATCGGAATCGACGCGAACGAGCACAGCCCGACCACGAGAAACGCGGGCCAGAAATCCGACCACATCATCTTCTGATGGCCCTGCAGCCAGTGCGAAATGTGCAGCACGAGGCCGGCGACCGTCACGCCCAGGCCGAGCGACATCTGCTGCACGACGCTGCCGAGGCTCGTCGCGCGGCCCGCGTCGCGCGGCGAGATGTCCGCATAGATCATCGAGTTCAGGCTCGTGAACTGCAGCGCCGGGAAGATGCCGCCGACGAGCACGATCAGCCAGATCGCCCAGGTCGCCATGCCGGGATGGAACACGCCGTACGCGGCGATCGCGAGCCCCGCGAAGGCCGCGTTGTAGATCAGCACCGTGCGGAAGCCGAAGCGGCGCAGCGTGTGGGTGGCCGTCGAGCGGCTCATCGCGCCGCCGAACGCGGACGCGCACGTGATGAGCCCTGAATGGAACGCGCTCATGCCGAGCCCTTCCTGCAGCGCGAGCGGCAGCAGGAACGGCACCGCGCCGAGGCCGATACGGAACAGCGACCCGCCGACGACGCTCGCGTGATACGTGGGGATCTTGAGGAAGCTGAGGTCGAGCACCGGTCGCTCCTTGCGGCGCGCGTACGGTACGTACAGCGCGAGCAGGGCGGTGCCGGCCACGCACATGACGAGCGCGTTCGAGCGTGACGTGAGCGAGCCGTCGATCAGCGTGAGGCCCATCAGTAGCAGCGCGGCGCCGCTGGCCGACAGCAGGAAGCCGAACCAGTCGAGCGGGCCCGGATCGGGCTCGCGCGTGTTCGCGATGTGCTTGCTGGCGAGATAGATCCCGTAGATGCCGATCGGCACGTTGATGAAGAAGATCATCCGCCAGTGCAGGTAGGTCGTGATGAAGCCGCCGACGAGCGGCCCGACCGTGGGCCCGAACAGCGCGGGAATCGCCAGGTAGTTCATCGCGCGCACGAGGTCCGAGCGCGGCACGGCGCGGAAGATGATGATGCGGCCGACGGGCACCATCATCGCGCCGCCCACGCCCTGGATGAAGCGCGCGAACGTGAGCACGCCGAGGGAATTGGAGGCCGCGCACATCAGCGAGCCGACGACGAAGATGCCGATTGCGGTGCGGAATACGGAACGTGCGCTGAAGCGGTCGGCCAGCCAGCCGCAGATCGGAATGAACACGCCGAGCCCGACCACGTAGGCCGTGATCGCAATGTTCAACGTGACGGGGCTGTGCCCGAAGTCCCTCGCCATCGCGGGAAGGGCGGTGACGATGATGTTCGCGTCGACGCTTTCCATGAACAACGCACAGGCAACGATGAGCGGTGCTAGAAAGACGGGCGACATGGGCTGGGCGCGCGGTAAAGGCGCCATTATGCCCACAATGTGACCGTTGAGTCACGTACGACAACAGTTGTTCCGCATGTTGCAACAGTCGTCTCGGTTGGCGGCGGCGTGGAAAGAACGACTGCATGGCGCTGCTGTGCGCGCTCGGGCTGCGCGATGCGCCGCGCCCGACTTCGTCGCGCACGATCTGCTCGCGATCGTGAAACGGCGAGTCGATGCAGCGGGCGCGCGCGGCGAGACCGGTGCGGATGCGCGCGACGCGCGCGCGTGGCGGGCCATGTCCGGTTATCTGTATCTGCGCGAGTTGCACGAATCGAAACTTGCTTGATGTGCACGTTTCGTGCGACAGTCAGACCCACTCGCACCACAAAACGACGCGCATCGATCGAGGGCCATCGAGACGAGCGCGCGCGCGAACGAGACCTCGTGCCGACCCACTCACCATCGAAAGGAGGGGACACGTCATGACGTCACGTCGTGCCGCATCGATCGCATCGCGCTTCTCGAGTCGCTTCTCAAGTCGTTACTCAGCTCGACTCTCACCACCTCTCGCGCCACCCGCGCCGCGTCTTCGCTGGGCTGCCGCGCTGGCCGTCGCGTATCTCGCCGTTGCCGGCTGCGCCGCCCAGGCCGACAACGCGAACCAGGCCGCCGCGCAGGCAGCTGCCCAGTCGGCCCCGCCGGCTACGGCCGCGATTGCCGCTCCCGCCTCGGGCACGCTGCTGCCGCCGCCGAGCCAGCTCTACGGCGACCTGTTCGTCGCGGTGCAGACCGCGCAGCTCTATCCCGACCAGAAGACCTTCGTGGACGCGACGCCCGATGGCGATCCGGCGACGATCGTGCAGTTGTATCAGCAACAGAAATCGCAGCCGGGCTTCTCGCTGAAGGCGTTCGTCGCCCAGCATTTCACGCCGCCGCCGGAAGGCGGCGTGACGCCGCCGCCGAACCAGACGCTGCGCCAGCACATCGACTGGCTGTGGCCGCAGCTCACGCGCACGAGCACGACGGTGCCGCCGTACAGCTCGCTGATCCCGCTGCCGAAGCCGTATGTCGTGCCCGGCGGCCGCTTCCGCGAAGGCTACTACTGGGACACCTATTTCACGATGCTCGGGCTGCAGGTGTCGGGCCGCGAGGATCTCGTCGACAACATGCTCGACAACTTCGCCCATCTGATCGACACGATCGGGCACATCCCGAACGGCAACCGCACGTACTACGCGAGCCGCTCGCAGCCGCCGTTCTTCGCGTACATGGTCACGCTCGCCGCGCAGGCCGAAGGCGACAAGGTCTATCAGAAATACCTGCCGGCACTGCGCAAGGAACATGCGTACTGGATGCAGGGCGAAGCCACGACGCCGCGCGGGCAGGCCACGCGCCATGTGGTCGCGATGCCCGACGGTGCGGTGCTGAACCGCTACTGGGACGCGAGCGATACGCCGCGCGACGAGTCGTATCTCGAGGACGTGACGACCGCGAAGTCGGTGCCGGCGCGTCCGGCGAACGAGGTCTACCGCGACCTGCGCGCGGGCGCCGAAAGCGGCTGGGACTACAGCTCGCGCTGGTTCGGCGACGGCAAGACGCTCGCGACGATCCGCACGACGTCGATCGTGCCGGTCGACCTGAACAGCCTGATGTTCCATCTCGAGACGACGATCGTGAAGGGCTGCGCGGTCACGCGCGACGTGGCGTGCGTGACCGATTTTTCCGCGCGCGCGGCGCGGCGGGCGGCCGCGATCAACCGCTATCTGTGGAACCGCCGCGGCTACTACGGCGACTACGACTGGCAACAGCGCAAGCCGCGCGACGCGGTGACGGCCGCTGCGCTGTATCCATTGTTCGCGGGCGTGGCGTGGCCCGAGCGCGCGAAGGCGACCGCGCGCGAGGTGCGCAAGACGCTGCTGCAGCCGGGCGGCCTCGCGACGACCACCGAGAACACCGGGCAGCAGTGGGATGCGCCGAACGGCTGGGCGCCGTTGCAGTGGATCGCGATCGACGGGCTGCGCCGCTATGGCGAACCGGCGCTTGCGAAGGACATCGGCACGCGCTTCCTGTCCGACGTGAAGCATGTGTATGCGACCGAAGGCAAGCTCGTCGAGAAGTACGTGGTCGAAGGCGCCGGCACGGGCGGCGGCGGGGGCGGTGAATATCCGCTGCAGGACGGTTTCGGCTGGACCAACGGCGTCACGCTGAAACTGCTCGGGCTGTACGGCGAGTGACGCGCGGCGCGCGCCGCGCGCTGGCACCGTCAGAAAACGCACGGGCCGGACTGTCGCGCAAGCGGCCGTCCGGCCCGTGTTTGCTTCAGGCCTGCTTTAGAACGTGATCGTCGTGCGTACGCCGACCACCGTTTCGTCGCCGATGCGCGCACCGGCCGCGTTTGGGTTCGGGATGCCGCCGCCCGGACGGAAGAAGTGCTGCAGGTCGGCCTGCAGTTGCCACCACGGCGCGACCTGGTACTGGTATGTCGCTTCGACGACCGTCTCCGCGCGGCGTACCGGATAGCCGGGCGTCGTGTAGACGCCCGTGTCGCCGTCGAGGCCGCGCGCATGCGAGCCGATCTTCGCGTAGCCGACCGCGATGCCCGCGACGTCGTTGTCGCGTCCCTTGAACGGCGCCTTCAGCGTCACGCCTGCATTGGCCGCGAAATCGACGATATTGCGATCGCCCGGTGCGCCCATC
Coding sequences within:
- the treA gene encoding alpha,alpha-trehalase TreA — its product is MTSRRAASIASRFSSRFSSRYSARLSPPLAPPAPRLRWAAALAVAYLAVAGCAAQADNANQAAAQAAAQSAPPATAAIAAPASGTLLPPPSQLYGDLFVAVQTAQLYPDQKTFVDATPDGDPATIVQLYQQQKSQPGFSLKAFVAQHFTPPPEGGVTPPPNQTLRQHIDWLWPQLTRTSTTVPPYSSLIPLPKPYVVPGGRFREGYYWDTYFTMLGLQVSGREDLVDNMLDNFAHLIDTIGHIPNGNRTYYASRSQPPFFAYMVTLAAQAEGDKVYQKYLPALRKEHAYWMQGEATTPRGQATRHVVAMPDGAVLNRYWDASDTPRDESYLEDVTTAKSVPARPANEVYRDLRAGAESGWDYSSRWFGDGKTLATIRTTSIVPVDLNSLMFHLETTIVKGCAVTRDVACVTDFSARAARRAAAINRYLWNRRGYYGDYDWQQRKPRDAVTAAALYPLFAGVAWPERAKATAREVRKTLLQPGGLATTTENTGQQWDAPNGWAPLQWIAIDGLRRYGEPALAKDIGTRFLSDVKHVYATEGKLVEKYVVEGAGTGGGGGGEYPLQDGFGWTNGVTLKLLGLYGE
- a CDS encoding MFS transporter, whose translation is MSPVFLAPLIVACALFMESVDANIIVTALPAMARDFGHSPVTLNIAITAYVVGLGVFIPICGWLADRFSARSVFRTAIGIFVVGSLMCAASNSLGVLTFARFIQGVGGAMMVPVGRIIIFRAVPRSDLVRAMNYLAIPALFGPTVGPLVGGFITTYLHWRMIFFINVPIGIYGIYLASKHIANTREPDPGPLDWFGFLLSASGAALLLMGLTLIDGSLTSRSNALVMCVAGTALLALYVPYARRKERPVLDLSFLKIPTYHASVVGGSLFRIGLGAVPFLLPLALQEGLGMSAFHSGLITCASAFGGAMSRSTATHTLRRFGFRTVLIYNAAFAGLAIAAYGVFHPGMATWAIWLIVLVGGIFPALQFTSLNSMIYADISPRDAGRATSLGSVVQQMSLGLGVTVAGLVLHISHWLQGHQKMMWSDFWPAFLVVGLCSFASIPITRRLPPGAGDEVARGKRQ